A single window of Pseudarthrobacter defluvii DNA harbors:
- the ruvB gene encoding Holliday junction branch migration DNA helicase RuvB has translation MAEPSLVAAGEEPEERAIEAALRPKNLDDFVGQHRVRKQLSLVLQASRMRGRTADHVLFSGPPGLGKTTLAMIVAAEMNAPLRLSSGPAIQHAGDLAAILSSLSEGEVLFLDEIHRMSRPAEEMLYMAMEDFRVDIVVGKGAGATAIPLELPPFTLVGATTRAGLLPGPLRDRFGFTGHLEFYSVPELELVLRRSAGLLDLKVNSAGFAEIAGRSRGTPRIANRLLRRVRDWALVHGIEQIDARAASAALDMYEVDKKGLDRLDRAVLDALITKFGGGPVGLSTLAIAVGEETETVETVAEPFLVREGLLGRTPRGRIALAPAWTHMGYAIPSNVFAQEQLDLFEPGVEAPATGEWAPEGQ, from the coding sequence GTGGCTGAACCCTCACTGGTTGCCGCGGGGGAGGAGCCGGAAGAGCGTGCCATCGAGGCGGCGCTGCGGCCCAAGAACCTGGACGACTTCGTTGGCCAGCACCGGGTGCGCAAGCAGCTGTCGCTGGTGCTGCAGGCCTCCCGGATGCGTGGACGCACCGCCGACCACGTGCTGTTCTCAGGCCCGCCCGGCCTGGGCAAGACCACCCTTGCCATGATCGTCGCCGCGGAGATGAACGCCCCGCTGCGCCTCAGCAGCGGCCCCGCCATCCAGCACGCAGGCGACCTCGCAGCGATCCTGTCCTCGCTGTCCGAAGGCGAAGTCCTGTTCCTCGACGAGATCCACCGCATGTCCCGGCCGGCCGAGGAAATGCTGTACATGGCCATGGAGGACTTCCGCGTCGACATCGTGGTCGGGAAGGGTGCCGGTGCCACCGCCATCCCGTTGGAGCTGCCGCCGTTCACCCTGGTGGGCGCCACCACCCGCGCCGGGCTGCTTCCGGGACCGCTGCGCGACCGCTTCGGCTTCACCGGACATCTCGAGTTCTACTCCGTTCCGGAGCTGGAGCTGGTTTTGCGCCGTTCTGCCGGGCTGCTGGACCTGAAGGTCAATTCCGCCGGTTTCGCTGAGATCGCCGGCCGTTCCCGCGGTACGCCGCGTATCGCCAACCGCCTGCTGCGGCGCGTCCGGGACTGGGCGCTGGTGCACGGCATCGAACAGATTGACGCCAGGGCCGCCTCCGCCGCCCTGGACATGTACGAGGTGGACAAGAAGGGTCTGGACCGGCTGGACCGGGCCGTCCTCGATGCCCTCATCACCAAGTTCGGCGGCGGTCCCGTGGGCCTTTCCACCCTCGCCATCGCCGTCGGCGAGGAAACCGAAACAGTGGAGACCGTCGCGGAACCATTCCTGGTCCGGGAAGGACTGCTGGGCCGGACGCCCCGCGGCAGGATCGCACTGGCGCCGGCGTGGACGCACATGGGCTACGCCATCCCGTCCAATGTTTTCGCCCAGGAGCAGCTGGACCTCTTTGAACCTGGCGTGGAGGCTCCCGCAACGGGGGAATGGGCGCCGGAGGGCCAATAG
- a CDS encoding YebC/PmpR family DNA-binding transcriptional regulator, with the protein MSGHSKWATTKHKKAIIDSRRAKSFAKLIKNIEVAARMGGPDLAGNPGLELAVTKAKKTSVPNDNIDRAIKRGAGLTGEVVDYTEIMYEARGPQGSALLIECLTDNKNRAASEVRLAISRNGGTIADPGSVSYLFTRKGVVNLPKNGLSEDDVLMAVLDAGAEEVKDNGETFEIHSEPGDLQAIREALTEAGIEYDTDEVEFVPSMQVELDVDGARKFLKLADALEDLDDVQNVYSNADLSDEVQAALESE; encoded by the coding sequence ATGTCAGGCCACTCCAAATGGGCAACGACCAAGCACAAAAAGGCGATCATTGACAGCCGCCGCGCAAAGTCGTTTGCCAAGCTGATCAAGAACATCGAAGTTGCCGCCCGGATGGGCGGACCGGACCTCGCCGGCAACCCCGGCCTGGAACTCGCCGTGACCAAGGCCAAAAAGACCTCGGTTCCCAATGACAACATCGACCGCGCCATCAAGCGCGGCGCCGGCCTCACCGGCGAAGTGGTGGACTACACCGAGATCATGTACGAGGCCCGGGGCCCCCAGGGTTCGGCCCTGCTCATCGAGTGCCTTACCGACAACAAGAACCGGGCAGCATCCGAGGTCCGGCTGGCCATCTCCCGCAACGGCGGCACCATCGCCGACCCCGGTTCCGTCAGCTACCTCTTCACCCGCAAGGGCGTGGTCAACCTGCCCAAGAACGGCCTGAGCGAGGACGACGTCCTGATGGCCGTCCTTGATGCAGGTGCGGAGGAAGTCAAGGACAACGGCGAGACCTTTGAGATCCACTCGGAACCCGGCGACCTGCAGGCCATCCGCGAAGCACTGACCGAAGCAGGCATCGAATACGACACCGACGAGGTGGAATTCGTGCCCTCCATGCAGGTGGAGCTCGATGTCGACGGCGCACGGAAGTTCCTGAAGCTGGCAGATGCCCTCGAGGACCTCGACGACGTCCAGAACGTGTACAGCAACGCCGACCTCAGCGACGAAGTCCAGGCCGCCCTGGAATCCGAGTGA
- the ruvC gene encoding crossover junction endodeoxyribonuclease RuvC, whose amino-acid sequence MSLRVLGVDPGLTRCGIGVVDVERNRRASMVAVGVVGTSPDETLDRRLLVIATAIDEWLDRYEPEVLAVERVFSQLNVSTVMGVAQASGVVIAAAARRGIPVALHTPSEVKAAVTGSGSSNKEAVTKLVTKILRLDAPPRPADAADALALAITHAWRAGSGAAVATTGPGSSSLTPAQRAWAEAESKARRAR is encoded by the coding sequence GTGAGCCTCCGCGTCCTCGGGGTTGATCCCGGCCTCACCCGCTGCGGCATCGGCGTGGTGGATGTCGAGCGGAACCGACGCGCCAGCATGGTGGCAGTCGGCGTCGTGGGCACATCCCCGGACGAGACCCTCGACCGCCGCCTGCTGGTGATTGCCACGGCCATCGACGAGTGGCTGGACCGCTACGAGCCCGAGGTGCTCGCCGTCGAACGCGTTTTTTCGCAACTCAATGTGAGCACCGTGATGGGCGTGGCCCAGGCGTCCGGCGTGGTGATCGCGGCGGCAGCCCGGCGGGGAATCCCGGTGGCCCTGCACACGCCGTCGGAGGTCAAGGCGGCCGTGACCGGAAGCGGGTCCTCCAATAAGGAGGCCGTGACCAAACTGGTCACCAAAATCCTCCGGCTGGACGCCCCTCCGCGCCCTGCCGATGCGGCCGACGCGCTGGCGCTGGCCATCACGCATGCCTGGCGGGCCGGAAGCGGCGCCGCCGTGGCCACGACCGGTCCCGGCAGCTCATCCCTGACCCCCGCCCAGCGGGCATGGGCGGAAGCCGAGTCAAAGGCGCGCCGCGCACGCTGA
- a CDS encoding type 1 glutamine amidotransferase — protein sequence MNPAEAVTAADQSKGTIRVVQLYPRDMNIYGDWGNALVLQRRIAWHGYTPELLEYNVGDPFPDGVDIIVGGGGQDSGQLVIQDDLQARAGQLKELAEDGAPMLVICGLYQLFGRFFKTRTGAVIPGIGVLDVETHGTDERLIGNVKVSTTEFGEVLGYENHSGQTTLGNGVRPLGTVAKGTGNNSNDGHEGARYRNIVASYLHGSLLPKNPAIADFLIRTAAERKFGSFSPGNPDDTYAVLAREHAARRPR from the coding sequence GTGAATCCGGCAGAGGCAGTGACGGCTGCTGACCAGTCCAAGGGCACCATCCGCGTGGTCCAGCTGTACCCCCGCGACATGAACATCTATGGGGACTGGGGCAACGCCCTGGTCCTGCAGCGGCGGATTGCGTGGCACGGGTACACCCCCGAGCTGCTCGAGTACAACGTGGGCGATCCCTTTCCTGACGGTGTGGATATCATTGTGGGCGGCGGCGGGCAGGACAGCGGGCAACTGGTCATCCAGGACGACCTGCAGGCCCGGGCCGGCCAACTGAAGGAATTGGCCGAGGACGGCGCGCCCATGCTGGTCATCTGCGGCCTGTACCAGCTCTTCGGCCGTTTCTTCAAAACCCGCACGGGCGCTGTCATCCCGGGCATCGGCGTCCTGGACGTGGAAACGCACGGGACAGATGAGCGCCTGATCGGTAACGTCAAGGTTTCGACCACGGAGTTCGGCGAAGTCCTGGGCTATGAAAACCACAGCGGCCAAACGACGCTGGGCAACGGAGTCCGGCCGCTCGGAACCGTGGCCAAGGGAACGGGCAACAACAGCAACGACGGCCACGAAGGCGCCCGCTACCGCAACATCGTTGCCAGCTACCTGCACGGCTCGCTGCTGCCCAAGAACCCGGCCATCGCGGACTTCCTCATCCGTACCGCTGCGGAGCGCAAATTCGGCAGCTTCTCCCCCGGCAACCCGGACGACACTTACGCCGTCCTGGCCCGGGAGCACGCCGCCCGCCGGCCCCGCTGA
- a CDS encoding ferredoxin reductase family protein — protein MTERGRAGAGFAGVPFRWVGPGVIMLLVLAYGIFWYLARPASEPITGHVGQLFGGESVLLYSIALVLVSTLPLVEPVFGGIDHAAIWHRRAAITATIFLLPHIELASNPDATSLGKTLAVVAICGLAALVVWAILPRWRTMLPAPVRSLAVTALHSKPFRVAARLLGGYERWRGFHRLTGLFLAAGFLHGLLDASAFEAVPGLRWSYVAIGGTGLAFYAYRELLARRFLPHHDYQVAGVRPVAADLVEVALRPLGRPLAFKPGQFAMVYLETADGWQRHPFSISGPAPEGGISITVKALGDHTARLPDVVQPGMPAVVGGPYGRFDRHRGTAHQVWIAGGVGITPFLSWLRSLDGELQEDVHLFVTSAGRSPFADEITAVAGKHPRLKVHLVDTVADGRLTPEAVLASVGTEPRRLSVFMGGPDTMLRQFRKAFRAAGVRRANIHREYFQWR, from the coding sequence ATGACTGAACGTGGCAGGGCAGGGGCCGGTTTTGCGGGCGTACCGTTCCGATGGGTGGGGCCGGGCGTCATCATGCTGCTGGTGCTGGCGTACGGCATCTTCTGGTACCTTGCGCGTCCGGCAAGTGAGCCCATTACCGGGCATGTAGGGCAGCTCTTCGGCGGTGAATCCGTGCTGCTGTATTCGATCGCGCTGGTCCTTGTCAGCACCCTTCCCCTTGTGGAGCCGGTTTTCGGTGGCATCGACCATGCTGCAATCTGGCACCGCAGGGCTGCCATCACGGCAACTATCTTCCTGTTGCCGCACATCGAGCTTGCGTCCAACCCGGACGCCACAAGCCTCGGAAAAACCCTGGCCGTGGTGGCCATCTGCGGCCTAGCCGCCCTGGTGGTGTGGGCAATCCTGCCACGCTGGCGGACCATGCTCCCGGCACCTGTCCGCAGCCTGGCCGTTACCGCGCTGCACTCCAAGCCGTTCCGGGTGGCAGCCCGCCTGCTGGGCGGCTACGAACGGTGGCGGGGCTTTCACCGCCTGACCGGCCTGTTTTTGGCTGCCGGGTTCCTGCACGGCCTGCTGGATGCCAGCGCGTTCGAGGCCGTACCCGGACTGCGGTGGAGCTACGTGGCGATCGGCGGGACGGGCCTGGCCTTCTACGCATACCGGGAACTGCTGGCGCGCCGCTTCCTGCCGCACCACGACTACCAGGTGGCCGGAGTCCGGCCGGTGGCTGCCGACCTGGTGGAGGTGGCGCTCCGTCCCCTGGGCCGCCCGCTGGCTTTCAAACCCGGCCAGTTCGCCATGGTCTATCTCGAGACGGCGGACGGCTGGCAGCGGCACCCTTTCTCCATCTCCGGACCTGCCCCGGAGGGCGGGATCAGCATCACGGTGAAGGCCCTGGGCGACCATACGGCCAGGCTTCCCGACGTGGTACAACCCGGCATGCCTGCGGTTGTTGGTGGTCCCTATGGCCGTTTCGACCGCCACCGCGGCACTGCCCACCAGGTCTGGATTGCGGGAGGGGTTGGCATCACGCCGTTCCTCAGCTGGCTGCGCTCCCTCGACGGTGAGTTGCAGGAAGATGTCCACCTCTTCGTCACGTCGGCAGGGCGCTCCCCGTTTGCCGATGAGATTACCGCCGTCGCCGGGAAGCATCCCCGGCTTAAGGTGCATCTGGTGGACACCGTTGCGGATGGCCGGCTGACCCCCGAAGCAGTCCTGGCCTCGGTGGGGACTGAGCCCCGGCGGCTGTCGGTCTTCATGGGTGGCCCGGACACCATGCTCCGGCAGTTCCGGAAAGCCTTCCGGGCGGCAGGTGTCCGCAGGGCCAACATCCACCGGGAGTATTTCCAGTGGCGCTGA
- a CDS encoding Mur ligase family protein: MVFYSVPLGKLVRRVSRLRGGGSALPGLVVEKIDPGFMRRTLTTLPHGVAVVSGTNGKTTTTKMVVELLESQGLKVFTNRTGSNFTRGVAAALLGEVDWRGRLDADIAVLELDEAHAVHFVNSVPPRYCLLLNVLRDQLDRFGEIDKTAQLLQHIAAKTTGTVVLNREDPRVARIADTLTGQEVKYFGLDDSLLGTFPNDDDMRAAPGSPAPAGLPEKPVADVVLRKVGADSAEFEYDGGTVTTAMKLRGVYNIFNAAAALTLARSICGAGAATADHATLLEALSKVAPAFGRGESLTVDGQPLDLVLVKNPSGFRLGLKSFPAGGYATMIAINDNYADGRDMSWLWDVEFDSLREGGVDMVTGSRAYDMALRLQYDQVPVGAVETEIPAALTAFVREGRGKPKRIFCTYTAMLAIRRELSKITTVEVVS, from the coding sequence ATGGTCTTCTACAGTGTTCCGCTCGGCAAGCTGGTCCGCAGGGTGTCCCGGCTGCGGGGCGGCGGGTCCGCCCTGCCGGGCCTGGTGGTCGAGAAAATCGACCCCGGCTTCATGCGGCGGACGCTCACCACCCTGCCGCACGGCGTGGCGGTGGTCAGCGGCACCAACGGCAAAACCACCACCACCAAAATGGTGGTGGAACTGCTGGAAAGCCAGGGCCTGAAGGTCTTCACCAACCGCACCGGCAGCAACTTCACGCGGGGCGTGGCGGCAGCACTCCTGGGTGAGGTGGACTGGCGTGGCAGGCTGGACGCGGACATTGCCGTCCTGGAACTCGACGAAGCCCACGCAGTCCATTTCGTGAACAGTGTCCCGCCCCGGTACTGCCTCCTCCTTAACGTGCTGCGCGACCAGCTGGACCGTTTTGGCGAGATCGACAAGACCGCCCAGCTCCTGCAGCACATCGCCGCCAAGACCACCGGAACCGTGGTCCTCAACCGTGAGGACCCGCGGGTGGCACGCATCGCGGACACCCTGACGGGCCAGGAGGTCAAGTACTTTGGCCTTGACGACTCCCTGCTGGGGACCTTTCCCAACGACGACGACATGCGGGCTGCTCCCGGAAGCCCCGCCCCGGCGGGCCTGCCGGAAAAGCCGGTTGCCGACGTCGTGCTCCGGAAGGTGGGCGCGGACAGCGCCGAGTTTGAGTACGACGGCGGTACGGTCACCACGGCGATGAAGCTGCGCGGCGTATACAACATCTTCAATGCGGCTGCGGCCCTGACCCTTGCCCGCAGCATCTGCGGCGCAGGCGCCGCCACGGCGGACCACGCCACCTTGCTCGAGGCGTTGTCCAAGGTGGCCCCCGCCTTTGGCCGCGGTGAAAGCCTTACCGTGGACGGCCAGCCGCTGGACCTGGTGCTGGTGAAGAACCCCAGCGGTTTCCGGCTGGGCCTGAAGTCATTCCCTGCCGGCGGCTACGCCACCATGATCGCGATCAATGACAACTACGCCGACGGCCGCGACATGTCCTGGCTCTGGGACGTGGAATTCGATTCCCTCCGGGAGGGCGGCGTGGACATGGTCACCGGGTCGCGGGCCTACGACATGGCGTTGCGGCTGCAGTACGACCAGGTTCCCGTCGGAGCCGTGGAAACGGAGATCCCCGCCGCCCTGACGGCCTTCGTCAGGGAAGGCCGGGGCAAGCCCAAGCGGATCTTCTGCACCTACACCGCCATGCTTGCCATCCGTCGCGAGCTGTCCAAAATCACCACCGTGGAGGTTGTCTCGTGA
- the pdxT gene encoding pyridoxal 5'-phosphate synthase glutaminase subunit PdxT, which yields MTNPLSADPARVGSGLRIGVLALQGDFREHLRAAEATGAHAVPVRRPEELDGLDGLIIPGGESTTIDKLARAFDLADPIRKYIAEGLPVYGSCAGMILLASDIADPATDLSGAAQQTFGGLDITVRRNAFGRQRESFETDLDFKGLDFSATDSGVEPVHAVFIRGPWVERVGADVEVLAQVEPADPGQASHAASLPGTARIVAVRSGQLLATSFHPEVTGEKRVHELFIRMIRGEA from the coding sequence ATGACAAATCCCCTTTCTGCTGATCCTGCGCGCGTGGGCTCAGGCCTGCGGATTGGTGTCCTGGCCCTCCAGGGAGACTTCCGGGAGCACCTGCGCGCCGCGGAAGCTACCGGTGCACATGCCGTGCCCGTGCGCCGTCCGGAGGAGTTGGACGGTCTGGACGGCCTCATAATTCCCGGCGGCGAGTCCACCACCATCGACAAGCTGGCCCGGGCCTTCGACCTGGCCGACCCAATCCGGAAATACATCGCCGAGGGTCTGCCCGTTTACGGTTCGTGCGCGGGCATGATCCTGCTTGCCTCGGACATCGCCGACCCGGCAACCGATCTCTCCGGTGCCGCCCAGCAGACGTTCGGCGGCCTTGACATCACCGTCCGCCGCAACGCCTTCGGACGTCAGCGTGAATCCTTCGAGACCGACCTTGACTTCAAGGGGCTGGACTTCAGCGCCACCGACTCGGGTGTGGAACCGGTGCATGCAGTCTTCATCCGCGGTCCGTGGGTGGAGCGGGTGGGTGCGGACGTGGAGGTCCTGGCGCAGGTGGAACCGGCGGACCCCGGCCAGGCGTCGCACGCGGCATCGCTCCCGGGGACGGCTAGAATTGTGGCAGTGCGTTCCGGCCAACTGCTGGCCACCTCTTTCCATCCGGAAGTGACCGGCGAGAAACGCGTACACGAACTTTTTATCCGAATGATCAGAGGAGAAGCGTAA
- the ruvA gene encoding Holliday junction branch migration protein RuvA, producing MISFLRGTVAHVGLSTAVIDLNGAGISVNATPQTLSRLRVGEEGQLFTSLIVREDSLTLFGFASDDEREVFDILLSVSGVGPRLALAVLAVHDPEAIRVAAHTEDSKTFTKVPGIGPKVAGRIVLELAGKLVPHGTAATPGAATPAEAAWKPQVVAAMTSLGWSEKDASASIDKALSDEPEVSFRGNVPEILRTTLRWLGQDGARAGNRVGTRG from the coding sequence TTGATCAGTTTCCTCCGCGGAACGGTAGCGCACGTTGGCCTGTCCACCGCCGTGATTGACCTTAACGGTGCCGGGATTAGCGTCAACGCCACCCCACAGACGCTTAGCCGGCTGCGCGTGGGTGAGGAGGGCCAGCTGTTCACCTCCCTGATCGTCCGGGAGGACTCGCTCACTCTTTTCGGCTTCGCCTCCGACGACGAACGTGAGGTCTTTGACATCCTGCTGAGCGTCAGCGGCGTTGGCCCGCGCCTTGCCCTCGCTGTCCTGGCCGTGCACGATCCCGAAGCGATCAGGGTGGCGGCGCATACGGAGGACAGCAAGACCTTCACCAAGGTCCCGGGAATCGGGCCCAAGGTGGCCGGCAGGATCGTGCTCGAGCTTGCCGGAAAGCTCGTACCCCACGGCACCGCCGCAACGCCCGGAGCTGCCACGCCTGCCGAAGCCGCCTGGAAGCCCCAGGTTGTGGCAGCCATGACCAGCCTGGGATGGTCGGAGAAGGACGCGTCCGCCAGCATCGACAAAGCGCTTTCCGACGAACCCGAAGTGTCCTTCCGCGGCAACGTGCCCGAGATCCTCCGCACCACCCTCCGGTGGCTGGGCCAGGACGGCGCCCGGGCCGGCAACCGCGTAGGCACCCGTGGCTGA